The Streptomyces phaeolivaceus genome has a window encoding:
- a CDS encoding NAD(P)/FAD-dependent oxidoreductase, translating to MKVVVIGAGSLGLGAASRLVEAPGADVVVLDKQHAAAGSSGRSAGVFSRLYNDAHDIALRIRTIELIEQLADTQGLTLRRIGLLRLARTPQDLDALAASLETQTRLGVRSSRLLTPGELPDVVPISTEGVLGAIHNAEDGYLDGAELCGAMAAKIREHGGQVRGQAEVTSVVRRPASGFRLELADGTVLDADVVVNAAGAWAGPVGDLLDAPVAMANERHEAFVLQLPKAYAGPVLPMTMDYVVGADDPGVYFRHEGKDQVIAGMHSNSVVGHTDGDPEVSTAPTDEGAEEVLERLARLLPDIEFGYRGGWTGIYPHSRTGTFVVGEHPATPGVFVVAGGGGIGVNMGPVLGEIVADQILYGASRRFQIPDSWAPGR from the coding sequence GTGAAGGTCGTCGTCATCGGCGCGGGCTCCCTGGGGCTCGGCGCCGCGTCCCGCCTTGTCGAGGCGCCGGGAGCAGATGTTGTCGTGCTGGACAAGCAGCACGCGGCGGCGGGGTCGTCCGGCCGGTCGGCCGGTGTCTTCAGCCGTCTCTACAACGACGCGCACGACATCGCGCTGCGCATCCGCACGATCGAGCTCATCGAACAGCTCGCGGACACCCAGGGCCTCACCCTGCGCCGGATCGGGCTGCTGCGCCTGGCTCGCACCCCGCAGGACCTCGACGCGCTCGCCGCATCGCTGGAGACGCAGACCCGCCTCGGTGTGCGCTCTTCCCGACTGCTCACCCCCGGGGAACTGCCGGATGTGGTGCCGATCAGTACCGAAGGCGTCCTCGGCGCGATCCACAACGCCGAGGACGGGTATCTCGACGGCGCGGAACTGTGCGGGGCCATGGCGGCGAAGATCCGGGAGCACGGCGGCCAGGTCCGCGGCCAGGCCGAGGTGACATCGGTCGTGCGCCGCCCGGCGTCCGGCTTCCGGCTCGAACTGGCCGACGGCACCGTGCTCGACGCGGACGTCGTGGTGAACGCCGCGGGCGCCTGGGCCGGGCCCGTCGGTGATCTGCTCGACGCGCCCGTGGCCATGGCCAACGAGCGGCACGAGGCGTTCGTCCTGCAACTGCCCAAGGCCTACGCGGGCCCGGTTCTGCCGATGACCATGGACTACGTGGTGGGCGCGGACGATCCCGGTGTCTACTTCCGGCACGAAGGAAAGGACCAGGTCATCGCCGGCATGCACTCGAACTCCGTCGTCGGGCACACCGACGGCGATCCGGAGGTGTCGACGGCACCGACGGACGAGGGCGCCGAGGAGGTCCTGGAACGGCTCGCGCGGCTGCTGCCGGACATCGAGTTCGGGTACCGCGGCGGATGGACCGGCATCTACCCGCACTCCAGGACCGGCACGTTCGTCGTCGGTGAACACCCCGCGACGCCGGGCGTCTTCGTGGTGGCGGGCGGCGGCGGCATCGGCGTCAACATGGGCCCCGTCCTGGGCGAGATCGTCGCCGACCAGATCCTGTACGGAGCGTCCCGGCGATTCCAGATCCCCGACAGCTGGGCCCCCGGCCGGTAG
- a CDS encoding TetR/AcrR family transcriptional regulator, which translates to MGNDTASTATTGLRERARRRRLESIRAAAGELFASKGFEAVSTKEVAEQAGVGEATLFRYVPSKTDLLLLVVGERVSDLVTQLEAQDRQAPRADGRSYVDRVDRVYAARAHMYVQDPLSIAAFMLQGLDAQSGMRSQSVAAGDRVIHLVTEALAEGQRAGVLVGTVDPAMVALNCNGVYIHEISRSPVRGFDPATFPERLAARLFAQLDPLVLDGS; encoded by the coding sequence ATGGGGAACGACACTGCCTCCACCGCCACGACCGGACTGCGTGAACGGGCCCGGCGCCGGCGTCTGGAGAGCATCCGGGCGGCGGCGGGCGAGCTCTTCGCCAGCAAGGGATTCGAGGCGGTCTCCACCAAGGAGGTCGCGGAACAGGCAGGGGTGGGTGAGGCCACCCTCTTCCGTTACGTGCCCTCCAAGACCGACCTCCTCCTCCTGGTCGTCGGGGAGCGGGTCTCCGACCTCGTCACACAGTTGGAGGCCCAGGACAGGCAGGCACCGCGCGCCGACGGGAGGTCCTACGTCGACCGGGTCGACCGCGTCTACGCGGCACGCGCCCACATGTACGTCCAGGACCCGCTCAGCATCGCGGCGTTCATGCTCCAGGGCCTTGACGCGCAATCCGGCATGCGCAGCCAGAGCGTCGCCGCGGGCGACCGGGTCATCCACCTGGTGACCGAAGCGCTCGCGGAGGGACAGCGGGCCGGTGTCCTCGTCGGCACCGTCGACCCGGCCATGGTCGCGCTGAACTGCAACGGCGTCTACATCCACGAGATCAGCCGGTCGCCGGTGCGGGGCTTCGACCCGGCGACGTTCCCCGAAAGGCTCGCGGCCAGGCTGTTCGCGCAGCTCGACCCCCTTGTCCTCGACGGCTCCTGA
- a CDS encoding alpha/beta fold hydrolase — MIHPDARVTRVRVGHDDVSAHDTGAPDDPRAPIVLVHGTGGTTRGHFETVYPLLAQHHRVIGIDLATPAGARLDVSDLGDQVLAVLRDRSPARPAHLVGYSLGAVVAAEVAAREPLAVESLVLLAGWVRTDNQQRLRNDLWHALRSLDDDGDALARFRVFTAHGQPYLSRRSAAQIEELVTARRPQRIPPEVMDLNRRVDLTAVLGAIQAPTLVVGAIHDQMVPFQHAERMLGAIADARLAAVSSGHAMTIERPAQIASLVLDFVASPRARPAGSVLPALTV, encoded by the coding sequence ATGATCCACCCCGATGCCCGTGTGACACGGGTTCGCGTCGGCCACGACGACGTGAGTGCACACGACACGGGTGCCCCTGACGACCCGCGTGCGCCGATCGTCCTCGTCCACGGGACCGGCGGAACCACACGCGGCCACTTCGAGACCGTCTACCCCCTGCTCGCCCAGCACCACCGGGTGATCGGGATCGATCTGGCGACCCCCGCCGGTGCCCGGCTGGACGTCTCCGACCTCGGTGACCAGGTTCTGGCCGTCCTGCGCGACCGGTCCCCCGCCCGCCCGGCCCATCTGGTCGGGTACTCCCTGGGCGCCGTGGTGGCCGCCGAGGTGGCGGCGCGGGAGCCGCTCGCCGTCGAGAGTCTGGTCCTGCTCGCCGGCTGGGTCAGGACCGACAACCAGCAGCGGCTGCGCAACGACCTCTGGCACGCGCTGCGGTCCCTGGACGACGACGGCGACGCCCTGGCCAGATTCCGGGTATTCACGGCCCACGGCCAGCCCTATCTGAGCCGCCGCTCGGCGGCGCAGATCGAGGAACTCGTGACGGCCCGGCGCCCCCAGCGGATTCCACCGGAGGTCATGGACCTCAACCGGCGCGTCGACCTGACGGCCGTGCTCGGCGCGATCCAGGCGCCGACCCTGGTCGTGGGTGCCATCCACGACCAGATGGTGCCCTTCCAGCACGCCGAACGGATGCTGGGCGCGATCGCCGACGCCCGCCTCGCGGCCGTGTCGTCCGGTCACGCCATGACCATCGAACGGCCCGCGCAGATAGCGTCGCTGGTCCTCGACTTCGTGGCGTCCCCGCGGGCCCGGCCCGCCGGTTCGGTCCTGCCCGCCCTCACCGTCTGA
- a CDS encoding flavin-containing monooxygenase: MSYDTIIIGAGFAGLGAAVGLKRDTDRSFLVLERGGDVGGTWRDNRYPGAACDVPSHLYSFSWHPNPDWSRVFAPQPEILDYLRGIVDHHGLGEHLRFGSEVVEVRWDGAEERWLVRTTHDEFHCAVVIVAVGHLSEPRTPAIQGLDGFGGPVFHSAAWDDEVDLAGRRVGVVGSGASAVQVVPGIADDVAGLVVFQRSAPYVTPRPDRAYTEAEKRTFRRLPDTMAAEREEFFWANEERYAQRRRILPLLERTADEALRHLRRQIPDPGLVERLTPDHTLGCKRVLKSDDYYPTFNLPHVRLETSGIARAVEDGVVTEDGTVHPLDVIVMCTGFEATDLPIAHRVFGRDGLALSEHWSDGMRAYATTAVHGFPNLWMINGPNTGLGHNSSVYMTEVQIDHIMGALTHMASSGTGVLEVTSKAETEFADHVDRLSQGTVWLDGSCSSWYVDPRSGRLTTLWPDSAYRYRQTNAGFDPTAYARVSEAAR; the protein is encoded by the coding sequence ATGTCGTACGACACCATCATCATCGGCGCCGGATTCGCGGGCCTCGGCGCGGCGGTCGGCCTGAAGCGGGACACCGACCGCTCCTTCCTCGTCCTCGAACGGGGCGGGGACGTGGGCGGGACCTGGCGCGACAACCGATACCCGGGCGCGGCCTGCGACGTGCCGTCACACCTCTACTCCTTCTCCTGGCACCCGAACCCCGACTGGTCGCGGGTGTTCGCCCCGCAGCCGGAAATCCTCGACTACCTCCGAGGGATCGTGGATCACCACGGCCTCGGCGAGCACCTCCGCTTCGGCTCCGAGGTCGTCGAGGTCCGCTGGGACGGGGCCGAGGAGCGGTGGCTCGTCCGCACGACGCACGACGAGTTCCACTGCGCGGTCGTGATCGTCGCGGTGGGCCACCTGTCCGAGCCCAGGACGCCGGCCATCCAGGGACTCGACGGGTTCGGCGGACCGGTGTTCCACTCGGCCGCCTGGGACGACGAGGTCGACCTCGCCGGCAGGCGGGTCGGGGTGGTGGGTTCCGGGGCGAGCGCGGTCCAGGTCGTCCCCGGGATCGCCGACGACGTGGCCGGACTCGTGGTCTTCCAGCGCTCGGCGCCCTACGTCACCCCACGGCCCGACCGCGCCTACACCGAGGCGGAGAAACGCACCTTCCGCCGACTCCCCGACACCATGGCCGCCGAACGGGAGGAGTTCTTCTGGGCCAACGAGGAGCGGTACGCACAGCGACGGAGGATCCTGCCACTCCTGGAACGGACCGCCGACGAAGCGCTGCGCCACCTCCGCCGACAGATCCCGGACCCCGGCCTCGTCGAGAGACTGACCCCCGACCACACCCTCGGGTGCAAGCGGGTCCTCAAGTCCGACGACTACTACCCCACCTTCAACCTGCCGCATGTGCGCCTGGAGACTTCGGGCATTGCCCGGGCCGTCGAGGACGGCGTCGTCACCGAGGACGGAACGGTCCATCCGCTCGACGTCATCGTGATGTGCACCGGCTTCGAGGCCACCGACCTTCCGATCGCCCACCGGGTGTTCGGCAGGGACGGCCTCGCACTGAGCGAACACTGGTCCGACGGAATGCGGGCCTACGCCACGACGGCCGTCCACGGGTTCCCCAACCTCTGGATGATCAACGGGCCGAACACCGGTCTCGGCCACAACTCAAGCGTGTACATGACCGAGGTGCAGATCGACCACATCATGGGAGCCCTGACCCACATGGCATCGTCGGGCACCGGCGTCCTCGAAGTGACCTCGAAGGCCGAGACCGAGTTCGCCGACCACGTCGACCGGCTGAGCCAGGGCACGGTGTGGCTCGACGGCTCGTGCAGCAGCTGGTACGTCGACCCACGCAGCGGCCGGCTGACCACCCTGTGGCCCGACAGCGCCTACCGATACCGTCAGACGAACGCCGGATTCGACCCCACGGCGTATGCCCGCGTCTCGGAGGCCGCCCGATGA
- a CDS encoding alcohol dehydrogenase catalytic domain-containing protein gives MSARPILGAVLDRIPADRPYDRTRPLSVGELTLAPPGPTEVLVRMEAAGVCHSDLSVVDGNRVRPVPMLLGHEAAGRVLEVGSQVGDLRAGQRLVMTFLPRCDECRGCATEGRTPCERGSASNAEGHLLAGGSRLYRGSEPVRHHLGVSAFATHAVVDRRSVVPVADDVPADLASLLGCAVLTGGGAVLNAGRPGPGDDVAVVGLGGVGMAALLTALALGHGRVVGVDVSKEKLRTASELGADAVLTPEQALEQGLRAAVVVEAAGSAPAFETAFALTAPGGRTVATGLPGARARASISPLLVTAEARTVIGSYLGSAVPHRDIPRYVGLWREGRLPLERLISHRLRLPEINSAMERLAEGSVLRQVVMFDDES, from the coding sequence ATGAGTGCCCGGCCGATCCTCGGGGCCGTGCTCGACCGGATACCGGCCGACAGGCCGTACGACCGCACCCGGCCGCTGTCGGTCGGGGAGCTGACACTCGCGCCTCCCGGACCGACCGAGGTCCTGGTGCGCATGGAGGCCGCCGGGGTCTGCCACTCCGATCTGTCGGTGGTCGACGGGAACCGGGTCCGCCCGGTGCCGATGCTGCTCGGACACGAGGCGGCGGGGCGTGTCCTGGAGGTCGGCTCCCAGGTGGGCGACCTCCGGGCGGGCCAGCGCCTCGTCATGACGTTCCTGCCCCGCTGCGACGAGTGCCGTGGATGCGCCACGGAGGGCAGGACTCCATGCGAGCGGGGCAGCGCCAGCAACGCAGAGGGGCACCTGCTGGCCGGGGGGAGTCGGCTGTACCGGGGCTCCGAGCCGGTCCGCCATCATCTCGGGGTCTCCGCGTTCGCGACCCACGCCGTCGTCGACCGGCGCTCCGTGGTTCCCGTCGCCGACGACGTCCCCGCAGACCTCGCCTCGCTCCTCGGCTGTGCCGTGCTCACCGGAGGTGGCGCCGTGCTCAACGCGGGCCGCCCCGGCCCCGGTGACGACGTGGCGGTGGTCGGACTGGGGGGCGTCGGGATGGCGGCGCTGCTCACCGCGCTCGCGCTCGGACACGGCCGGGTCGTGGGAGTGGACGTCTCGAAGGAGAAGCTGCGGACCGCTTCGGAGCTGGGGGCGGACGCGGTGCTCACGCCCGAACAGGCCCTGGAGCAGGGCCTGCGCGCCGCGGTCGTCGTGGAGGCCGCCGGCAGCGCCCCGGCGTTCGAGACGGCGTTCGCCCTGACGGCGCCGGGCGGGCGTACCGTGGCCACGGGTCTCCCGGGCGCCCGGGCCAGAGCGAGCATCTCTCCGCTCCTGGTGACCGCGGAGGCCCGGACCGTCATCGGCTCCTACCTCGGATCCGCCGTCCCGCACCGCGACATCCCTCGGTATGTCGGCCTCTGGCGCGAGGGCCGGCTGCCGCTGGAGCGGCTCATCTCCCACCGACTCCGGTTGCCGGAGATCAACTCGGCGATGGAGCGACTCGCGGAGGGCTCCGTGCTGCGGCAGGTCGTGATGTTCGACGACGAGAGCTGA
- a CDS encoding MFS transporter, with product MSKTDTDAPGTAAVSDLPSADAPPRHRWWILAVIGLAQLMVVLDGTIVNIALPSAQQDLGFSDGDRQWIVTAYALAFGSLLLLGGRIADLFGRKVTFLVGLVGFAVASAVGGAATSFEMLVIARAAQGVFGALLAPAALSLLTTTFTDPKERGKAFGVYGAIAGAGGAIGLLLGGLLTEHLDWRWTLYVNLVFAAAAFIGGAVLLQRTTRDKSTTLDIPGAVLVGGGLFSLVYGFSNAEHNDWSSPEVWGWLVAGAALLAAFTWWQTRSSHPLLPLRVLLDRNRGASFISVLISGAGMFGVFLFLTYYLQQSLGYTPVETGLAFLPMVAALMATSTLATSVLVPRIGPKPVVPLGMGMAAAGMIWMTGLDLSSTYTTGVLPPLLVAGLGLGLVMSPAMALAVDGVDAKDSGVASATVNAMQQVGGSIGTALLNTLATSAATDYLVGKDPSNPAVQAQANIEAYSTAYWWSAVFFAVGLVASVVLYRRGVPKQDPDAAPVVHM from the coding sequence ATGTCCAAGACCGACACCGACGCACCGGGCACGGCCGCCGTGTCCGACCTCCCCTCCGCCGACGCGCCACCTCGCCATCGCTGGTGGATCCTCGCCGTCATCGGACTGGCCCAGCTCATGGTGGTCCTCGACGGCACCATCGTGAACATCGCCCTGCCCTCCGCGCAGCAGGACCTGGGCTTCTCCGACGGCGACCGCCAGTGGATCGTCACCGCCTACGCTCTCGCCTTCGGCAGCCTGCTCCTCCTCGGCGGTCGGATAGCAGACCTGTTCGGCCGCAAGGTGACCTTCCTGGTCGGTCTGGTCGGCTTCGCCGTCGCCTCCGCCGTCGGCGGCGCCGCGACCAGTTTCGAGATGCTCGTCATCGCGCGTGCCGCGCAGGGCGTGTTCGGTGCCCTGCTCGCCCCGGCCGCGCTGTCCCTCTTGACCACGACTTTCACCGACCCCAAGGAACGTGGCAAGGCCTTCGGCGTCTACGGCGCCATCGCCGGCGCGGGCGGCGCGATCGGACTACTGCTCGGCGGCCTGCTCACCGAGCACCTGGACTGGCGCTGGACTCTCTACGTCAACCTCGTCTTCGCGGCGGCTGCCTTCATCGGTGGCGCCGTCCTGCTCCAGCGCACAACCCGCGACAAGAGCACGACCCTCGACATCCCGGGCGCCGTCCTGGTCGGCGGCGGGCTGTTCAGTCTGGTCTACGGCTTCTCCAACGCCGAGCACAACGACTGGAGCTCCCCGGAGGTCTGGGGCTGGCTGGTCGCCGGAGCCGCTCTGCTGGCCGCGTTCACATGGTGGCAGACCCGTTCCTCCCACCCCCTGCTCCCCCTGCGGGTTCTTCTCGACCGCAACCGTGGCGCGTCCTTCATCTCCGTGCTGATCAGCGGCGCCGGCATGTTCGGTGTCTTCCTGTTCCTCACGTACTACCTGCAGCAGAGCCTGGGCTACACCCCCGTCGAGACCGGGCTGGCCTTCCTGCCCATGGTCGCCGCGCTCATGGCCACCTCCACCCTCGCCACCAGCGTGCTGGTTCCCCGCATCGGTCCCAAGCCGGTGGTGCCCCTCGGCATGGGCATGGCCGCCGCCGGCATGATCTGGATGACCGGCCTCGACCTCAGCAGCACCTACACCACCGGCGTCCTGCCTCCGCTCCTGGTGGCCGGTCTCGGCCTCGGCCTGGTGATGTCCCCGGCCATGGCCCTGGCCGTCGACGGAGTGGACGCCAAGGACTCCGGTGTCGCCTCCGCCACCGTCAACGCCATGCAGCAGGTCGGCGGCTCGATCGGCACGGCCCTGCTCAACACCCTCGCCACCAGCGCCGCCACGGACTACCTCGTCGGCAAGGACCCCAGCAATCCCGCCGTCCAGGCCCAGGCCAACATCGAGGCCTACTCCACGGCCTACTGGTGGTCGGCCGTCTTCTTCGCCGTCGGGCTGGTCGCCAGCGTCGTCCTCTATCGACGGGGCGTCCCCAAGCAGGACCCCGACGCCGCACCCGTCGTCCACATGTGA
- a CDS encoding oxygenase MpaB family protein: protein MPRKAPEHVVDLKVTHLEHGAKADHVTSLLTAGDPLADAVIAELTLCGPQARQALDMGVRHGLASLGPEPPAAIAALLEQLETAPSPLDPLMLRRGDAISLSVPPMWFGICSITSALAHTYASPAVGRLLTRTGRPTDMAARRLAETGVWARQTIRPGGLLRGGPGYVAAIEVRLQHARMRARMLTDWNMGVAGLPIGQLDMARTWLGFTLNASQALNAVGIDINAEEERHLYQYWSHVAHLLGLDEGLYRDVVDHVGARRLRDLLDATTPAPDANSTALTAAMIDAQARAMAGAPGCDLSEEQLRHLIHSVLQRAFGAEWSDRLDIPDVPAETDLMPLISRLNRQARYWQTYSAAQVRQAHRRTLEGPGPELRTAAALPCDTSCRRTAGVDRPSVRAA, encoded by the coding sequence ATGCCTCGCAAGGCCCCCGAGCACGTGGTCGACCTGAAAGTCACGCACCTTGAGCACGGCGCCAAGGCCGACCACGTCACATCCCTGCTCACCGCCGGAGATCCCCTCGCCGATGCGGTCATCGCCGAACTGACCCTGTGCGGCCCGCAGGCACGGCAGGCTCTCGACATGGGCGTCAGGCACGGACTTGCGAGTCTGGGCCCGGAGCCCCCCGCGGCCATCGCCGCGCTTCTGGAACAACTGGAGACCGCACCTTCGCCGCTCGACCCACTGATGCTCCGTCGCGGCGACGCCATCAGCCTGTCCGTGCCGCCCATGTGGTTCGGGATCTGCTCGATCACCAGCGCGCTCGCCCACACCTACGCGTCCCCCGCCGTCGGGCGGCTGCTGACCCGGACGGGCAGGCCCACGGACATGGCCGCGCGCCGGCTCGCGGAGACCGGGGTATGGGCGCGGCAGACCATACGTCCGGGAGGGCTGCTCCGCGGAGGGCCGGGATATGTGGCCGCGATCGAGGTCCGGCTGCAGCATGCTCGTATGCGGGCCAGGATGCTCACCGACTGGAACATGGGCGTGGCTGGTCTGCCCATCGGCCAGCTCGACATGGCCCGCACATGGCTCGGCTTCACTCTCAACGCCTCGCAGGCCCTGAACGCCGTCGGCATCGACATCAACGCCGAGGAAGAGCGCCACCTCTACCAGTACTGGTCGCACGTCGCCCATCTCCTGGGACTCGACGAAGGCCTGTACCGAGACGTGGTCGACCACGTCGGCGCCCGCCGTCTGCGGGACCTGCTGGATGCCACGACGCCCGCCCCCGACGCGAACTCGACGGCGCTGACCGCCGCCATGATCGACGCACAGGCCCGCGCCATGGCCGGCGCCCCAGGTTGCGATCTGAGCGAGGAACAGCTGCGCCACCTCATCCACAGCGTGCTCCAGCGGGCCTTCGGGGCGGAGTGGAGCGACCGTCTGGACATCCCCGACGTCCCCGCCGAGACCGACCTCATGCCGTTGATCAGCCGGCTCAACCGCCAGGCCCGGTACTGGCAGACCTACTCCGCCGCCCAGGTCCGGCAAGCCCACCGCCGGACGCTGGAAGGACCCGGGCCGGAGCTGAGGACAGCAGCGGCCCTGCCGTGTGACACATCCTGCCGTCGCACCGCGGGAGTCGACCGCCCGAGCGTCCGGGCAGCCTGA
- a CDS encoding TetR/AcrR family transcriptional regulator produces the protein MPGEESILQRGLEAFAELGYDRASARELARRLGVSHNFINDRYGSKAAFWRAVVGWALEAQLARLPQMDPSLDDAECLQRFITGFYRSAAHTPLIGRILVDEFSGDSERLDYLYERFIAPTMQLIVPGIERLVASGRMASIPMDVLFFAVIPPISGMVEGALARRLGRPEPVSSERLTATAESLAAIVVNGLLATGAAHRG, from the coding sequence GTGCCCGGGGAGGAGAGCATCCTGCAGCGCGGGCTCGAAGCCTTTGCGGAGCTGGGTTACGACCGTGCTTCCGCACGCGAGTTGGCCCGTCGCCTGGGTGTCAGCCACAACTTCATCAATGACCGCTATGGGTCCAAGGCGGCCTTCTGGCGCGCGGTCGTGGGCTGGGCGCTGGAGGCGCAGCTGGCGCGTCTGCCTCAGATGGATCCCTCGCTCGACGACGCCGAGTGTCTGCAGCGGTTCATCACCGGTTTTTACCGGAGCGCGGCGCACACGCCACTGATCGGGCGGATCCTCGTCGACGAGTTCTCCGGCGACAGTGAGCGGTTGGACTACCTGTACGAGCGCTTCATCGCTCCGACGATGCAGCTCATCGTGCCCGGCATCGAGCGACTCGTCGCCTCCGGGCGCATGGCGTCCATCCCGATGGATGTGCTGTTCTTCGCTGTCATCCCTCCTATATCGGGCATGGTGGAGGGCGCGTTGGCGCGTCGTCTGGGCAGGCCCGAGCCCGTCTCGTCGGAGCGGCTGACGGCTACGGCGGAATCGCTGGCGGCGATCGTGGTCAACGGGCTGTTGGCGACCGGTGCGGCACACCGCGGTTGA
- a CDS encoding TetR/AcrR family transcriptional regulator, with product MITESAVEHFAQWGYHNASLPKIAAAVGISPAGLLHHFGSKRELLMAVLQARAEHAAKTFYEGMGEPDGLDALEMLRRMAAQTEFNLTQPGLVQMYAVLSAEAANPEHPAHAYFRERYDTIRGRVERTLRHGVGSGLLHEDVDCAAVAREILAVSDGFQVQWAMSDGRWDMLGAYRGYVDRLARTLTRSGHGID from the coding sequence TTGATCACCGAGTCCGCGGTCGAGCACTTCGCGCAGTGGGGGTACCACAACGCCTCGCTCCCGAAGATCGCCGCAGCCGTCGGCATCTCCCCGGCCGGCCTGCTGCATCACTTCGGCAGCAAGCGGGAGTTGCTGATGGCGGTGCTCCAGGCCCGTGCCGAGCACGCCGCGAAGACCTTCTACGAGGGCATGGGCGAGCCCGACGGCCTGGACGCGCTCGAGATGCTGCGCCGTATGGCCGCACAGACCGAGTTCAACCTCACCCAGCCCGGTCTGGTGCAGATGTATGCCGTGCTGTCCGCGGAGGCGGCCAACCCCGAGCATCCCGCCCACGCGTACTTCCGTGAGCGCTACGACACGATCCGCGGACGTGTCGAACGCACCCTGCGTCACGGCGTCGGGTCCGGCCTGCTGCACGAAGATGTCGACTGCGCCGCGGTCGCCCGCGAGATCCTCGCGGTCAGCGACGGCTTCCAGGTCCAGTGGGCCATGTCGGACGGTCGGTGGGACATGCTCGGCGCCTATCGCGGTTACGTCGACCGGCTCGCCCGCACCCTCACCAGGAGCGGACATGGCATCGACTGA
- a CDS encoding MFS transporter yields MVRSDSVVSSPVAPSPSSAPLAKDGHREPEAASPGLVLSLVLAQYGAYLALLTPVVVSLSLRVTQLAPHDKASTLGLVLGVGSLFALLSNPLTGALSDRTTSRFGKRRPWLLGGMVAGTAGLGLVGAAGNVTLLTVGWSLTQFGVHATLASLGAAIADFVPDRQRGRVSGALGLTPNLAMLTGAYGATQLTHNNLLLFGLPALGGLAAVTVLVVVLRRDTPTVPGELPPFGLAEFGRSFWFDPRGNPDFAWNFLGRFLVFIGMSCVTSYQFFFVTDQLGRGPEDAVGVVATSTFVLTAVGVVCSLSGGWISDRIRRRKPFVAAASLVVALSLGLLYTAHSEGAFYLAMGVYACGFGLYMAVDVALAVSVLPDPRRAAKDMGVLNVANALPQSLVPMIAPLLLTLHADGGSQFGELYLFGAVCGIGGALAVARIRTVR; encoded by the coding sequence ATGGTGCGAAGTGATTCGGTGGTGTCCAGCCCTGTCGCGCCGTCGCCGTCCTCGGCACCGCTCGCCAAGGACGGCCACCGCGAGCCGGAGGCCGCCTCGCCCGGACTCGTCCTCTCTCTCGTTCTCGCCCAGTACGGCGCCTACCTGGCGCTGCTGACCCCTGTGGTCGTGTCCCTCTCTCTGCGCGTCACGCAGCTCGCTCCGCACGACAAGGCGTCCACCCTGGGCCTGGTCCTGGGCGTCGGCTCCCTGTTCGCCCTCCTGTCGAACCCGCTCACCGGAGCGCTGTCCGACCGCACCACGAGCCGCTTCGGCAAGCGGCGCCCCTGGCTGCTCGGCGGCATGGTGGCCGGAACCGCCGGGCTCGGCCTCGTCGGTGCGGCGGGCAACGTCACTCTGCTGACGGTCGGCTGGTCCCTGACCCAGTTCGGCGTCCACGCCACGCTCGCCTCACTCGGCGCGGCCATCGCCGACTTCGTGCCGGACCGGCAGCGCGGCAGGGTCTCCGGAGCCCTCGGGCTCACCCCCAACCTGGCCATGCTCACCGGCGCCTACGGCGCCACCCAGCTCACGCACAACAACCTGCTGCTGTTCGGCCTGCCCGCGCTGGGCGGCCTGGCGGCCGTGACCGTCCTCGTGGTGGTACTGCGCCGGGACACCCCCACCGTGCCGGGTGAGCTCCCGCCGTTCGGGCTCGCGGAGTTCGGCCGCAGCTTCTGGTTCGACCCGCGCGGGAACCCCGACTTCGCCTGGAACTTCCTCGGCAGGTTCCTGGTCTTCATCGGCATGTCCTGTGTGACCAGCTACCAGTTCTTCTTCGTCACCGACCAGTTGGGCCGCGGCCCCGAGGACGCGGTGGGTGTCGTCGCCACCTCGACGTTCGTGCTCACCGCCGTCGGTGTCGTCTGCTCGCTCTCGGGCGGCTGGATCTCCGACCGGATCCGGCGGCGCAAGCCCTTCGTCGCCGCGGCCTCACTCGTGGTGGCGCTCAGCCTCGGCCTGCTGTACACCGCCCACAGCGAGGGCGCCTTCTACCTCGCGATGGGCGTGTACGCCTGCGGCTTCGGTCTCTACATGGCGGTCGACGTGGCTCTCGCGGTCAGCGTGCTGCCCGACCCCCGCAGGGCCGCCAAGGACATGGGCGTGCTCAACGTCGCCAACGCCCTGCCGCAGTCCCTGGTACCGATGATCGCCCCGCTGCTCCTGACCCTGCACGCCGACGGCGGAAGCCAGTTCGGAGAGCTGTACCTGTTCGGCGCGGTGTGCGGCATCGGAGGGGCACTGGCCGTCGCCCGTATCCGTACGGTCCGCTGA